CTGCATTTGGCCACAGCATCTGTAATGAAGCCAAATCATATGTAATTGATGTTTATTGGACATCGGGAAGCTTTCTGGTTGATTGAAAAGCCATTTCCTATCAAGCCCTGCCTCTGCTTCACGAGAGCCGAGACACTTCTGCAGAACTTAGAAAACCTTTGAGCCTGATTCTCTCCTGAGATCTTTTATGGTTGAAGTCCGCCTCTGTTCTGCAGGCCAGAAGTCACGAGTAAGAACGTACCGTCATTTACCAGGAAGCAGGATCTGATGCAACAAACTCGTATTTCAACGAATCTGTCTGTAATTTCATCAGAACTGCTGAAAGGTGGCCCGGTCATAGGTGTTATCAAGGTGCCTCCctgatgttttttggggggtaatCCAGACCTACAAAGCACCAGGAAGAAGCCGGTTCCTGCAGGAACACATTAAGAAACAGCTTTCTTCCATTATCCCGCGTCTGGTTGTGAGTCTTAAAGAAGTCGTTCAACGTTTTGGCTATTTTGTCAGTGTTGGATGAGAAGTTTCGATTCTCACTTTCGTGTTGGGTGTGGAGGTgattagcatagcttagcattaGGATTGGAACCAGAGGTAAACAGCTCACAACCAGTTCAATCAGGTAAGACCTTGAATAGTGTTAgtaaaggatgtttattgtttaaCATGTGATGCACAATggtgaagtctcagagtctttggtgcttggactctacggggagatttgtagttgagggctgactgccctgctcagcaacgagatagatccccccgtggagtccagacctggtggtggctgatgagctgatggaatgatgagttgaagctgatggatccttgaagactggctggagatggggtggtggaggggtgcatgacagcaacctgaatgaactgaaggtagagagacggtcatatttgagtgagacagcagcgagacgattggctcgccatgtcctcatttccctgcttattggatagagtggaccagctgatctgcgcAGCTGGAGTCATGATTGACGACGGCGAGTAAGTAATGAGTGGGAAATGCTTATCGGACTGAGGGATGAAAGGCTGGTGTGAAGGAtatggtcttcctgtctgaatttacGCGAAGCTTCATTACCTTTAAAACTCCCACATCGCATCTAATCCATACACACATGGAAAAGTAACAATGGCAATTCTGTTGCATGCTATAACTATCCAACCAGTTCTTCTACGCCATGACTTATGAAGTAGAACTGTAACCCTCATAATCTCAGTGCTAAGAGTCAAGTAGTGAGACAGTGACCAAACATGCACAAGACATACGGCAGAATTCAGTAGTTTTATTGATCAGATCTGCAATAAGTGAAATATAGATACATCAAATGTTTGGGGATTATCTTGCAACTCAGGAAAGGAAGTGGCGGTCGTCCTCAAACAGTCCTAGACCTCCCAGCACGGCCGATACACCCGTCCCACCATGCACCTCATCGGGTCCCTCCTCAGGATGGGGATGTTCAGGTCCCGTCCGGCGTCTCTGTGCTCGATGACCTGGCCGTTGTCGTCGGCTCGCCGTTTGTAGACGGACAGTCCGCCGCGCGGCGCCCCCCCCCGCAGCAGCTCCCTCCACAGGCTCGGGTCGGCGACGACGATCACCCTCGGGCCGCCGCTTTTGCCCGCCGTGGCAACGTCGCCGTTGCCGACGGCGCTTTCGGACGCTTCGTTGCTCAGCAGCGAGGCGTAAGCCTCCTGCTCCaaggagccgccgccgccgccgtcgtccGCCTTGCCCATGGGCGACGCCGCGGACAGGGCGTAGCACTCGCACAGCAGTGCCGCGGCGAAGATGGCGGACGTGAGCGACCGTCTCATGGCGAAGGAGCTTGCGAGCGTCGTCTTCCGGGGGGTGTTTGGTTTCTTTCTTTTGCCCGGTGCTCTCCGCGGCGTCGTTCTGGCACAGAGATCGTATCGTCCTCTTTTATAGCATTTTTCGGACGCGCTCGGAATGGCCACGTCGAATCGTTTCTCACCGTCGCTCCCTCTCCCGTCGTGCCCAGGAAATTAGTTaaaagcatttttaaaaaaggcagtTGGGACAAGAAGCCCCGCGGTGTTCAAGAGTTTTGTTTTGGAGGAGCGTTGATTAGAAGTCATCTCGGATCACAGACTCCAGACAATGGAACGGTGGGAGATCTTTGAGCCGGCGACGCCAAGAAGGACATGGATCCAAAATGACTGCCTTTTTAAAACAACGAGGAGGGATTACTAACCCGCGGAGCTCTTTGTGCCGTCAGGTAAAGATTAACAATGTTCAATCCGGGGTATCTTTTTGGATTAGCGCAGCAGAAGAAAGACAGAAGCAAGAAGAAGCTTCCGGAAGTGTTCCGTGTGTTCGTGGCAGCGTCTCCTCGTCGACGTGTCAAAGTTAGGAAAAGTTTCCAGGTGAAATTTTGAGTCGACCTTGTCCCGAGGCCCCAGAGGCGGCGGGAGTCGATCCGATCTCCCTCTGGACCTGCAGAGTAATCACAATCCTACCTATAATTACCGTTGCCAGATGGGTGCTGCGGGAGCTTTGCACACCTGGGCTGAGCGTGAATATCCGCGTGTAATGAGTTGTGATGTAATTCACGCAGGTGGCATTTCGAGTCAGATCCAACGTGGAGACAATTTAATTCGTGGTTCGGATCGTTGGATCCTCCGGAGAAGTTTGAAGGAGAAGGATAACAAGCTCGTGACACTATAGTCAGGCGGAGAAAATATTTTTACTGACATGATTTTTGCAGCACGTTATAAAACTCTGACGGCCAGACATATATAGTTGATGTCATGAACTCGttaagttttatttgtagtCTTGGTATTGTGCAGCTGGGCAGCTCAGATGGGAAGTGAAAGCCGTGTCTGTGGTTTCTAAAGAGTCTGGCTTTACAGAATCATCTACACCCCGTTTTTATCACCGTCTCCTGTGGTGTCCGGGAGACGGACGGTTTTGTTTAAATCTTATCTTTTCATTCCTGGACGTTGGCATGTGGACAGGCGGTGCTACGCAGGAGGTGTTAATAGCTTGTTGATGGTTTTTTGGATGGGAACCATATGGATTTGAAATAGAGGTGTTTTTTAGGAATGAACTAAATATTTTCTTTCCCTAAAAGATGATGTTTTGACAACACTTCAAGTTCCCATGTTAAACTTGCCAGTAACAGGACCAATTAAAAATATCACCTGTCAGATAAAACATAAACAGTATCGTATACGTTTCTCATTAACACGCTTTAATGTAAAACtagaaaaaaatagttttttcaccccatttacattatattttgaAGTTTTTGAGTAGGTTGAGGTCAGGGGTAGATCGGATGAGGCGAGGCAAATTAATtgagttattgttgttattgtaaaCAGTGTCCAGGCttctaaaaaaacataaataccaaTGTTATGGATGGGGGGCAAAGCAAAAAGGCAGAAggctgaaacatggagatgagTAGAGGCGTGTTTGGGGATCAGTTTTCAGTTCAAAGTCAAATCAACAATGGCTGCAGCTAAAAGACGAAACAGGAATCCTGATCCCGGTGCTGATGTTTCACGCTTCATACACACCTCCCCTCCTAATGGTGTGTTTCAACCAGAGTGGGACATTGACatatttttttagggggcaatttgttccccactgactgaaatccaggggtatttaaaaataaattgggggcactttttaaaatttatgaaataacatttaatctttgtacttatttaggctttcagtatatgagcaattgtcatacaaattgtaataataagactattagacagtagcctacagattaaaagtgttttctgagatttttttgaacagaaaacaaacatcaatcatatttaattgtattattatttctttgtggttatttattgttattacatttttttaacaactatgagttatttattagtttttttctgaAACAATAATATTTATGAATTTTTGTGTGTActtacctagtacaggcaacacagataggacacacacaagaacaaaaACTAAACGCTAtttaattatcataattattagaggacattctGGGGGCATGTTTTGCCTCTCCTAGCGATATCAGGGTcaatattatatttcttaggggcagttttcccctctgccctcgtgtatttctggtttcaacacaatgcaacacaaatTCCGATGCCGTGTGGTTGAGGGTGGAATAGTTTTAGAGAACctgtataataataaatgtttctATCCAAAGTTTTCTCGATGCCGACCGACTGAATCCCACTTTTTGACACCTGTTTAAAAACAAAGCCTATTAATACGACAGCCAAATAATTTCCCTTTGCATTCCTGAAAAAACCGAGACGAGCAAAAGCAAAGAACATTTCTGCTGCTCTGCCGTCGCCCACTGTGTGCTTcgtcgtatatatatatatatatatatatatatatatatatataaatatattacggAAGTATTTCATACTTGTTCCTCCATTATCTGAGATGTGACCTTTGAATAGCAGTATCCCAATAGTTCTTCAAAAatcctataaaggtgtctcacagaaccttcaaaacatggttctttaaggcaccatttctggttccacaaagaacctttcaaaccagggttctttagagaacaatttccttaaaaagttcttcaaagaacctataaaggtgtctcaaagaaccttaaaacatggttctctaaggcaccatttctggttttacaaagaacctttcaaaccagggttctttaaacaacaattttcttaaagagttcttaaaataacctataaaggtgtctcaaacgaaaaaatggttcttcagtaggtgatggttcttcggagaaccacaaaaccttttaaagaacccttgaaGAACCTTTTCTGTGTGTCGTAGCGAGTACGCTGCATTAAAACCACTCTGACAAGAACAATTCTCCTGGATGAGATCGATCAACGTATTCCTTCAAGCGTATAATCTCTGTGTCTGaataatttttttgggggacagTCCCTCACTCTTTGTTGTCAGGCCGAAACAAAATGACGCTCTCATGTGAACACAAGAGTTGGTATCGGGGGGGGGTCAGGATGTGAGTGCAGGGGAAGATGAAAGAGAAGAGACGGTCTGATGCTACCTCTCAGTGTGATTCGGCCAAAACACTGAGCATCAAATACATTTTCCAAAAGTGggcacagagacacagatgcGTGGTCTCCAACTGAGAAGAAGAGGTCGTCAATGCGGATGCTGGTCGCCATGGAGACGGTTATCAACATGTAATCACAAGGCGGTACATAAATAGCAACATCTGTGCTCCTCGTCTGCCGGAGACCGAGGGAGTGAGAGACGCTCTCCCAACGGAGGGGGGGAATAATGAACTACATGTACGAGGGAAAAATGGGGAAAATGTGATCCGCGTCCAGCTCCGGGAATAAATATTGAGCTATTTGTGGTGTAGAAATAGAGGGACTTATAGTCTATGTTGCTGAGAAGCTACTTTCTGAATCAGCTTCCAGTTTTTCCAGGATCATCAAAGAGTAAAAAATATCGTTAACCGAGCTGCAACTTTAATCCTGATCCAACGAAGGCAGCGGCCACGATTCCCATTTTTAATAGACATCTTCATGTCAATGTAAACTGTACTTTATGTTTGCCCTTTGAAGTGGATTACCACTTTAATATCAACTGGTGATGAAGTGATGCGCTACTCCGACGTACTCTCAGTTATCAGGCGGGAGCTCCTCCGTCTCGTCCAGCCGCTCGCCGATCGGCGTGCTGAACAGCGCCGACTTCCTGAAAGACGCCTTCGGGTTCTGCACGCCCGTCACGCCCTGGGACACGAAACAACCACAGCGTCGTCAAAACGGGATCAATCACGAAATCCTAAATCTCACCGCACGTGTGTCGAGAATGAGGAACCTGACATGCgggatgtttattgtcattgtaaaaaaacagtCGGTACAGCAGCGACaggtaaaaaacatgtatacaaacattaagacaggacatttctaatttaaaataagacgttgaaaaataaatacaattaataaaGGAGGACACAGAGCAGGAGGGGGGGATATTATTATCCCCCCTTAAACCTAGGTGGATGTGTGCAACTCTTCTGACATTATATGGTGCCATAAGTGACTGTATGGTatttgttaatttaaaaaaaactaaacatcaAAGAGAAAACTACTCTGAAATACAGTATATCATTTATTCACGTGAATAAATCACTGAAAACAAACAGAATATATTGGATGTATAATTAATACAACGGCAAATAAAACTGTAATACATGCCGCCCGATGTTTAACAAGTGAAAGTCTCTCACACACCTGGACCCGCTGGCGGTTTTCACTCCAGAATGTGACGGCCTGGTCACTTTTATAATCGTGAACCTTGATATGAGACGACAAGAAAACATCGTGAGCTCACACATGACACGCCATTTATTCTCCATTATCTGAGATGTGACCTTTGAATAGGAGAATCCCAAGAGTTCTCCAGAGAACCAATagaggtgcctcaaagaaccttcaagacgtggttctttaaggcaccatttctggttccataaagaacctttcaatccagggttctctaaatAACCATTTACtttaatagttcttcaaagaacctctaaaggggTCTCAAAGAACCCTCAAAacgtggttctttaaggcagaGGTTCACATTAGTGAAGCTGTAACCAGATAATATTTTGGCCTTTTTAAGCCATAAATAGTTTTAAACAACAGATGGATGATCAACAGTGTTTTTGATTTGTGTTTCCACCAACCGGAGACATGTGATTGTGTCAGACTTTTGGAGTTATCGTGATATGGAGGGTCGGCTGATGTTGTGAAAATGATGTCAAGGACAATTTTGTTCTGCCGTTCTCTTCCTACTTTTACAGgcttgtttatgtttgtttgtttgtttgtgttgtctgTGGCCTTTCTATGTGTCTTTGTCATCAGTTTCCTTTTGTTAATAACAATACATTGATCCCAAAGGATGAGAGGAAGAAATGAGAAGACAAAGAGAACAGGAACAATTgtcatttgtatgtttttttgagacacaaacaacaacaactacagctATGTGTGTACAAAACACAGCCGTATCTGCAAATGGAAATATAGCTGTTTGGGGTAAATATAAACAAGCTGCACAGACATAGCAACGGACAAATAAATGTAAGCAAATTCAAGCCAGGCAGAAAATGTCTCAGCTCTCAGTCCAAATACGCTTCTGAAGAtcaggaagaacccttcaggttTAACTCAGGTTTTTACGATCGCGTAGCTTCTTCACTTTGAACCTGGTTTAATCACCTTGGGAACAGGTGGGGTTAGCTCGGGAAGCTAACCTGAGCCGCTGACTGCAATCGACGTGTACGGAGGGACTCCTTTCCATGAATGTGTTTATAACTGCATTGAAAGAGGAGTCGACTGAGCCGGGCGATAACCCGCTTCAGGTTGTCCAGGGTCACCAGCGGGTTGAGCTGAGTGAACTCTAATAAAGCCAGACTAAGTTGAACCTGTGTGGGGACGCAGGTCACCTGAATAACCTCATTTTAGAACTCAAGCCCAGTGTGCAGCCGGTTTCTTCAGTTATGCTACGAATGAGTCTGTAAAGCAACAGCAGCATTACAAtatgatgcatggtgtgtgtctATGATTATGACCGTTGGAAGAAGGATCAGTGATAATCAGCTGCTCTCTTGTCCAACTGGCTTGTGAATTGAAACAGGCGCAGCTCGTTATATGCAAAGTAGATGAAAACACATGGTGATAAAAACAACAGCGGATAAATCATCCAAATTAAAAATTGCTTTAGATTCAACAGAGGAGCTTTGAGCTTTGCGTACACACtttttaccttcacattgaaaatgcgggaggttatgttttgatcgccgtgtatttatttatttatttatttgtatgcgtgttactcgcataactaaaaaagtattaaacctaatcgcatgaaatttggtgggatgattggttattatccggggaccatttgattagattttgggattgatcgggtcaaaggtcacggtcaaggtcatgaaaaggtcaaaatcgtctttttaccatagtgcggtcaatttctatccaattggcatgcaactaatgccaaaatgttcataattcaatgcccaatcttgtgatacacgaaggtatgcgctctaccgagtgcccgttctagtttcagatGTACGAGTGCAGACACTTACTTGTGTTGTCTCGGGGGCGAGGGGCACGAATCCCTCGACACCGAAGTCTTTCTGGGTCGTGGAGCAGAAGTCGGTTTCGGGACTCGGCGGGTTCAGCTCAGCGTGGATCTTCTCTCTGTGAAAACAAGCAGACGTCAGCCTCAGTATTTGAAGAACAAAGTCATATAGAGTGACTTCCTAACATCATTAGAAGAAAGACCGGTTAAAACAAGCCCAGACGTGTACATATTACATCACTTTCCCCCCCGACGTGTTCCCCTGAAGACGCATGGTCGGGTTCTCCTGTACAAGAACCGCTCGCAGAAATAACGCATTCAGTTTCACGCGTGGTTTACCTTATCGTGTCGGCCAATTGTTTTTCCAGAAGCTCGCCTCGGACGCCTGGGAGAtataagaagagaggaagatgcTAAGCAAAACATCGGGTGAGAGATATATTAAACAGGTCATACGACTCTAAAAGGCATGTGCATCTCTGTCTGTGGGGTCAAACAGTGGAATATttgaactgatgacatcaaagaaagtaaaaatctggtgatattcaagaaaAATATTAAGATTAACGGTTAATGaggacaagttttttgttttatgtaaatatgtatgtgtgtgtatatatttgtgtgtatgtgtatgtatgtgtatgtgtgtatttatgtatgtgtgtgtgtgtatgtatgtgtgtatttaagtatgtgtgtatatgtatgtatgtgtgtgtatatgtatgtatgtgtgtgtatatgtatgtatgtgtgtgtgtatgtatgtatgtgtgtgtgtatatgtatgtatgtgtgtgaatatgtatgtatgtgtgtgaatatgtatgtatgtgtatgtatatgtatatgtacatgtgtatatgtatatatgtgtgtgtgtatatgtatgtatgtgtgtgaatatgtatgtgtgtgtgaatatgtatgtatgtgtgtgaatatgtatgtatgtgtgtgaatatgtatgtatgtgtgtatatatgtatgtatgtgtgtatatgtatgtatgtgtatatatgtatgtgtgtgtgtatatgtatgtatgtgtgtgtgaatatgtatgtatgtgtgtgtgtatatgtatatatgtgtgtgtgaatatgtatgtgtgtgtatgtgtgtatttatgtatgtgtgtgtatatgtatgtatgtgtgtatatgtatgtatgtgtgtgtgaatatgtatgtgtatgtatatgtaggtacatgtgtatatgtatatatgtttatgtatatatataggtatatgtatatagttctctgaaataagttttttcgtggaatcataggttagggcgcTTATAAGCTCggtagcttcagcctcgaccctttcggtcagccactttcttcttttgctgaattttgatttttgtatattttgctgatcaaaataaactaaactaaactaaataaaaacaaaaggtaAAAGTGTAATCTGGAGCTCTATAAGAACTGAATAAGAAGTGTTCTACTCTTCTACGATGCGTGGCCTCGTCTATGCCGTAGCGGTCGGTTCCTCCCggggatgctgaaagacaagaGACACGTAccccgcagcctcacccctGGACTTTTCGGAGTGACGTAAGTTGCTTTCAGCGTGGTGACACGTTCCATTTTAGACTCCCAGTCCGTCGTGAGAATCCCTCTGTGTCCGTACTTCCGAATTTGTGATCTCGTCTCCGGAGTGTCAAGAGCGGCGACGGCCCTCTGGTGTTCAGATGGAGGCCGTGGGGAAAATGTGGGATGTATGGAAAGGAGAATTAGGACATTTTGCTTCTTTAGAACACAACACAAAAAGGACGGCACATTTTCAGGTGGATAACAAATAACTGCATCATCCTGAGGCCAGAGACCGTGTGTCCGGTAGCTTCCATGAACTTCACtctatttgtgtctttattatgaATGGCATAGATGTCAGAATATAGTCATCAACATCTGAAAAGGATAGCATACCAATGACAGACATGATCCTTGAATTCTACATgcgcctctctcccctcttctttCCTATCTTTTTCGACACCATTAACTGTccaattaaaacataaaatgcaaatatatatttatatatatgtgccaACTAAAGTGTTCATTTACATATCTCCCGAGAATAAAGAATAAGCCTCATTTCATAATTCATCTTTGTATTTAATAGCATACTTAGCTGTTTCCATTGTGAAGCTACAATAGGGTTGTTAAACCATTACACAGGGAAGACAATGGAAACATGTTGCAATTTAGAGCaataacacaataaatacaaccTTTGCAAAGGACGGCGGTTTGCAATCAAAGATACTGTGTCTTGCTTTGTTTTGTGAAAGAAAGACATCTTGATTTTGTGCCAAACTATTTTTAAGATGAGTTGTTTTGCATTATATAAAGAACAAAAACTATCTGTAATGGTGACAGGTGTTGctgacactttttctttttacatttagaCATGTTTGGCAGGTGCTAATTTCACTCCctggtataaaaaaaagaagaaacaaacaaaacgtcGGCTGTGGAGGAAAGCTAGCTTACACCTTTCAAAGAGCCACACACAGGTGCAACTAATTATACCTGTCATGACTCGTGCCAATACCAGCACGTTGCTTTACAAGTCTCCATGATGTACACAACATAACGTCGTCATACGACTGAACgtaaaaaacttaaataaatgttaatttAGAAGTTCCAGTCCGGAAGTGACGTGTGGCTGCTAGCTTAGCCTAGCTAACAGTTGCGAGGCTACACTCTAAACTCACCTCTTCCGCCCAGTTGTGTAACATGCAACCGCCGACTCGACCGGGCGCAGTGTTCGGCTGTTCGGCCATTGCAGCACCGAGATGACTACCACTGTATTATAACTATGACTGTATTATAACTATAACTGTGTTATAACTATGTGGTATGATacctctcgtcctcctcttgaGTTAACGGTAGGTGACTGTTGAGGGGAACCGTCGCCATGACAACGGAGCTAAACTTCTCCATCGAACGCTCTCGTCCAATCCGGAAGCTCCATTCCAGCCGAATGAAACGCCCTTCTTTGGCAATAATACAGAATATTAccatcatatgtatatatatatatatatatatatatatatatatatatatatatatatatatatggtaataTTAttactttaattattattattatattatatatactgtatataatattgtatattatattatatttatatatatataatatatatattattaatattattatatattatatatatatatatatatatattatctatatataatactatatactTAGAGTATACACACAAAGTGTTGGCTTGAAACCTGACAACGTTATGCTGGTCAACCACGAAGGTGAACCCTTCAAGGTGAAACTAATTGTAACAGACTAGATGATATGTCCCTTCGGGGTTGCCGTAGAGAGGAAAGGTAACAGGATTTGGggggaacaaataaatatagagaGAAACTGTGGGCTGAACGACATGTCTAATCTCTATAGTCTCCGTTTGTTACACTGGTATTtggttaaattaaatattctatggccttttttaattttcttatgCTTATcgcaccatcttttactgtgaaactgttgaaatgtttttggCCCTTGTTAttgcaaaatgtgttttaattgattattgtactgcactttgtgatgAGTGCAAAATAATTAAACTTTACTTACTAACAACCCAATGAGAACTGTTGGCCATCTACTCGGTCAGAGGAAGCTATAATATTGatttttaaaagaaacattAGTTTTATTTCCAGGTTCAACGTATTTGGGGTTTCTAACATGTTTCTAAGCTTTATTGTTAAAAATACGCTTTATTTTTCTCATACTGACAAAAACGGCTGAGGATCCGGTAGAACAACTAATAGCTTAAGTTTTATTTTGGCACAGAAGTTGCACTAAATAATTATAAGTGCATGTAATGTCCCTATTGGAGTTAGAGTATATGTGGTGGTACTTTACTTTTCCATTTGTGGAGCTCACTTAGAGATTGATTGGCAGTGGTGGAATGTGACTGTTTACCATAGTACTATACTTAAAGTGAAGTACACTGGTTTTGTGTACATTGGTGTAATATATACGGTGAattagattcaagattcaagattcaagatgttttatttgtcacatagtgaaataagtggcaatgctcagcactatttacaaataaaaacaacacaatatttacgtgtgtgtgt
The window above is part of the Pseudoliparis swirei isolate HS2019 ecotype Mariana Trench chromosome 15, NWPU_hadal_v1, whole genome shotgun sequence genome. Proteins encoded here:
- the pmchl gene encoding pro-melanin-concentrating hormone, like, encoding MRRSLTSAIFAAALLCECYALSAASPMGKADDGGGGGSLEQEAYASLLSNEASESAVGNGDVATAGKSGGPRVIVVADPSLWRELLRGGAPRGGLSVYKRRADDNGQVIEHRDAGRDLNIPILRRDPMRCMVGRVYRPCWEV
- the spag8 gene encoding sperm associated antigen 8, which gives rise to MAEQPNTAPGRVGGCMLHNWAEERAVAALDTPETRSQIRKYGHRGILTTDWESKMERVTTLKATYVTPKSPGVRLRGVRGELLEKQLADTIREKIHAELNPPSPETDFCSTTQKDFGVEGFVPLAPETTQVHDYKSDQAVTFWSENRQRVQGVTGVQNPKASFRKSALFSTPIGERLDETEELPPDN